Part of the Xiphophorus maculatus strain JP 163 A chromosome 3, X_maculatus-5.0-male, whole genome shotgun sequence genome, TATACTGTTTACTTTTAATAACATACTTTAGTGAAGTAATGTGTTCTGGAGTATATTCTTCAGACTTAGTTTAAGGtcgattttctttgtttttttagctcttTAAAGCAGCTTACTCGGAAAACCTGCCAATTCATTCTCCGCTCGGTGCGGCTGCTGTTAGCGTTAGCATCCCGTCTagagagaaataaaagtaatttattttacgGTTGTGACGAACTTATATCTAAAACCGGATTACGTATTTGTGTTAATATTTTACGGATGTTCGTTGTTGCATTTCTGCTCGGCGGCCCTGCTGTTTGGTGCTGTGGTTCATCATGTTGAGCTGCTAACGTTAGCTGACTGCTAACCACCTAAATAGGTCTCTGTGAAATCATCATGAAAATCTGTCTGAAAATTATATGTAAGCTGTAAAAATGATTCTGTTTATGtataaacaatgaaataattgTGCAATCTTTTTAATTGACTACCAGCAGCACcataaataaattctaaaaataagaaaaacaaaaatgaggcAGCATTTTTGATAATCACCACATAAAATGTTCTATTTCTGTCGTTGCATCATGTAATAGTTTTACCAAAGGATGGCTGCTGCAGTCTCTTCTGTACATAAATTAGATCCTTTTTTATGAACCGTTTTATGATGACTGTTGATCTGTCTTTAGACTAAACTGAATATTAAAAACGTTTCGCTACGTTTTCCACCGTTTGTTGTGACTCTTTAACAAACCAATACTTACATAAAATGCTTACAGGGAtcagcttttcattttttcactcTGTATTTCCTGATACTTCtggattattttcttattaagcTACTAAGTGTTTTTAGATCAATTCTGTACCCGTTTGTAGAACatgttcatatttaaaatactaTGGGAAACGTTTCAAGTTAGTTATAGATGAACAAAAACTTTATTCTGACTCATTGTTTTGAGTTTCTTCTATACTTGCATTAAGCTGAAGCAACATCGAGGAGCCAGTTTAAGTTTCCTAATGATGAGATGATACATTTGCAGATTAGATAACAGTGAGATTCTGACtctacaaatatataaaacccAAAGaagatttagttgtttttaataaattatactTTAATCAATTCCTTACTGTTTAACAAAATGAcagcaataaaactaaaagaataTTTCACATAACGTCAAATTAGACAAATATACATTACCTTGAATTATTTAAAGTGAGCTTTTCCTTAttggtgtgtgttttgtgtctctctgtgtgtgtgtgtgtgttgtgactctgtgtgtgtgttgttgtgactctgtgtgtgtgttgttgtgactctgtgtgtgtgttgttgtgtctctgtgtgtgtgtgttgttgtgtctctgtgtgtgtgtgtgttgttgtgtctctgtgtgtgtgtgttgttgtgactctgtgtgtgtgttgttgtgactctgtgtgtgtgttgttgtgactctgtgtgtgtgttgttgtgactctgtgtgtgtgttgttgtgactctgtgtgtgtgttgttgtgtctctgtgtgtgtgttgttgtgactctgtgtgtgtgttgttgtgactctgtgtgtgtgttgttgtgactctgtgtgtgtgttgttgtgactctgtgtgtgtgttgttgtgtctctgtgtgtgtgtgttgttgtgtctctgtgtgtgtgtgttgttgtgtctctgtgtgtgtgtgttgttgtgtctctgtgtgtgtgtgttgttgtgtctctgtgtgtgtgttgttgtgactctgtgtgtgtgttgttgtgtctctctgtgtgtgttgttgtgactctgtgtgtgttgttgtgtctctgtgtgtgtgtgttgttgtgactctgtgtgtgtgttgttgtgactctgtgtttgttgtgtctctctgtgtgtgtgtgttgtgtctctctgtgtgtgttgttgtgactctgtgtgtgtgttgtgactctgtgtgtgtgtgttgttgtgtctctgtgtgtgtgtgttgttgtgtctctgtgtgtgtgtgttgttgtgtctctgtgtgtgtgttgttgtgactctgtgtgtgtgttgttgtgactctgtgtgtgttgttgtgactctgtgtgtgtgttgtgactctgtgtgtgtgtgttgtgactctgtgtgtgtgttgtgactctgtgtgtgtgttgttgtgactctgtgtgtgtgttgtgactctgtgtgtgtgttgttgtgactctgtgtgtgtgttgtgactctgtgtgtgtgttgttgtgactctgtgtgtgtgtgtttggaccCCTGACAGGAGGAGCTTCCCTCCATCCTGAGCTCCAGGCCCCAGACTGGCCTGTCCTTCTTggctccagaaccagaggaccTGGAGGATCTCTACACCAGATATAAGGTCTCCTGCTTCTCTGTCTGTCCGGGAGAGACGATGAATAAATCATCTCTGAGACAAATATTAGTTATAAAAAGATGTTTACATTAAACCTTAAAATTAGTCCCTTAAATCAGTACCACGTCTGTCTTGTGCCACAGTGTTGTTCATTGCTGCTGTTAGTCCAACATGGGGCAGCTCATCTTGGACCGAATTGTTccaaatatacaaatatttccAGTTTGTTCAAAGCATTAGAGTGGTAAGATATTTCcctttaggctttttttttttacatcatcaaCTTTTATTTAGCCAAACTTTTAATACAagccactttttaaaacatgaaacagaaacGCTGGACAAAAAACTTCCTATTTTTAGAGAAGTTAAAACAAATGCCAGAGCTTTAAAAAGAgctcttaattattttattatacaaaGTGTTATGATTGTACATTTATGAATCAATATGCTATGTTACTAATGTTAAGTGTGTGTGactgtttttgtaataaatgttttttagtggTTCCCTGATCTTATCAGTGCcgatttcctttgttttgagagATCAGTGATCGGTGGTGAAGCTGATCTGATCTTcctcagcaaaggtttaaaactCAGCCACTGCAGGGAGAGGTTTGCCTgacagttaacaatagtcaccccactgttgccaactcagcaactttcttgctttATTTGGCGACTTTCCAGGCAAAACATTGAATCTTCAAAACTAGAATCAGATGGTCAGGCTTTCTGAAGATCAGTGATTAGTGATcgttcagaaaactgcaattggtgcgcCGCTCTTTGACCTGGACCCCAGGAAGAATagccaaataaacaaatggtgtgtgtgtgtgtgtgtgtgtgtgtgtgtgtgtgtgcgtgcgtgcagaagctgcagcaggagctggAGTTCCTGGAGGTGCAGGAGGAGTACATTAAGGATGAACAGAAGAACCTGAAGAAGGAGTTCCTGCACGCCcaggaggaggtgaagaggATCCAGAGCATCCCTCTGGTCATCGGCCAGTTCCTGGAGGCCGTGGACCAGAACACGGCCATCGTTGGCTCCACCACAGGTATCCGGGTCCGGACCGCATCGCTGTGATGTTCCTCCAGCTCAGCATGAGATCAGTCGGCTGCATACGGAAGGGTGACACGAGACGCATTAATTCAGTGAAGCGTTTGTCAGGGTTTGGCTCCACATTGCTGTTCAACAGTAACTTTTCtaacttttctgcttttcagtaccgtattttccgcattataaggcgcatagaatagacgctacagtagaggctgggttacgttatgcatccactagatggagctgcgctaaagggaatgtcgacaaaatagtcagataggtcagtcaaactttattaataattacaaaccagcgttctgaaaactcagttcattcccaaaatgaataaacagctgtttattattttccctGAGGTAAAatcagtgacgtggtatttttgtgacacagtttatcttttaacaacagcaaggtgtaacatatagtggaggggaacttttcctccattcaataaacatgtaaaaaacagtctgatgctgttacagtaaatcaaatcacaatatatatccacttccactataaccattgattggttcatgttaaattttctgctgctgctctgttcccgtgtttctactgactgatcgccttgagcttaaactgcGTCGTAAGCtcgtctcttaataggagccattttgggctctttacacaaaacccagcctgcaccgcgcgcttcttcttctacgggggaaatgaagtcggcggctgcttagcGTAGTTGTGAGACCAGTTGTGGTTCAGTATTGGTCCATATGTGAGGCGCAGCGGATTATAAGGctcactgtcggcttttgagaaaattgaaggtttttaggtgcgccttgtagtgcggaaaatacggtaatttaTTGCTAAATACAGCAGTTGTTTTCAAAGACACAAATcctgagaaaaaataaaatctatttatttttttcaatcaaacCCAAAAGAATCTGGCTGTGGAAATTATCCAAAACCCTTAAACATTTTCGCTCTATTATGACATACACTTCACTGTTTCTGCAAGAAATCTATCTTATTAGCttaactaaaatatatatttttagttttgattttaaaatatatgtactGCAAACTTTCAGGATTTTTAGCACagagaaaaaagctgttttctaTGGGCCAATGATTTTGAGAGAGTTTGGTAAATCCTGTTTCaaagtaaacacatttttcattcatttttacttactaatttatttttttttacttttctgtttatatttttaatttttcttggaaaatcctgatttaaatgaaacatgtttttattaccttattttttattatttatctaaatTACTTTTAGTGTtgtattagtttatttaaatattttctcttatttattcatccatttaaaatttcacttttttcattaaatttttttttttaaaaacaggaatatgttttttttaaatcaagctcCTGTGCAGTTGCGTTCTGGCCTGTGGGGGGCGCTAAAGTCGTGTTGTTTACATAACTGTATTTTCAAAGAGCCTGAAACCATCAGAGAATCAGAATATTGTTAGTAttcagttcctgtttttcctcttcaagCTCAAATATTCTTCAGTTTATGTTTCTAGACATGTTGAATCTGCTGAAGGACAAACTTTAAACTCTTAAAATGACTCaagatcaaaaacattttagttttcctGAAATGAAACTGAGTTGCTGAATATTTAGTGTCAACTGTGGGTGGTTTATATGTATTGAATTTGAGTTTAAAGGTTATATGTAagagtttatgttttaattattaagcGTTCGGCTCTGTGCTGCATTCAGGGTCCAACTATTATGTCCGCATCCTGAGCACCATCGACCGAGAGCTGCTGAAGCCCAACGCCTCGGTGGCTCTGCACAAGCACAGCAACGCGCTGGTGGACGTTCTTCCTCCGGAGGCCGACAGCAGCATCATGATGCTGACGTCAGGTACGCtgcggaccggaccggaccgggccggaccggaccggaccttAGACTCTGTGTGCTTTGCGCCCACAGACCAGAAGCCGGACGTGATGTACGCAGACATCGGGGGCATGGACATCCAGAAGCAGGAGGTCCGGGAGGCCGTGGAGCTGCCACTGACTCACTTTGAGCTCTACAAGCAGGTCAGGATCCGGGTTCTCACTAAACGAtgctttaaaatgacatttaagcCTCTTATAAACTTTACAAAGGTTTGCTGCTGTTTATTCCTACTGTTTGGTCAtgaatctgttgtttttatcagtttcagtgtctttattatttatttccctCTGTCTGAACAGACTGAAGatgtttttccatctttgaCCAGCttgtgaagctgctgctgtttttaattgagctgaactgctgctgcacacttaaatacatttatgtctgtgtttaagaaaaggaatgttttaaatcagttcagctgtttttctgtgtcagATCGGTCCATTTTAAAGCGGTACAGAAAGTGAAAACGGTGGATCGGTGCATTCACAGGgccatgtttgttcttcatctTCTGACTGATAATCTGTGGAGTGGAAATGCTTCAGATTGTGCGACTGATTCGATGTTCCTGCTGCTGGTCGGCACGACTCTGCGGCACATTTTGCAACGCGCTGAAGTTTATCAGATCTTAGATACGCGAACCACTTCCACACACCAAATTAATCTTTCCTCTCATCGGCGTCTGCTTTCTCTTCGCTTGTGGAAGTTTGTTCAGTAACATTTTTGTTACGGTCATCATGAGCGCTTAATTTGTAGTTAAAACTGACGGTTTTGGCATAAAATGATCTCTAATAAACTTTTACTTTACAGTAAAATTTGTCACAATAGTCCATTTTACTGGGCCATAAATTGTCCCAGTTaatgcgataaacaataatgttgttgttctgagaacattttcaaccaatggcagaataataataataatgatgcaAGAACACAGTTTTATACTGAAATAAACTGGCCTTATACTATAGCAATGATGTTGTTCATATTAATTATcttcattttggtctttaaaataccaacatttcaacttaactttatatttttttatgtctgatgatgtaatttttaattattaaataattgataatttgattagttactcagtacttgagtcgactttttaccaaatacattttttacttttacttgagtaaaaatatgttgaagtactGCTATTCTTACTTTGGTAAAACttttgggtactctgcccacGACCCCcctcctctcagctccttcagactagccagcaggattagcaaacacctactgagctcattatacgagctgCTGCTCAAAGCAGCGCTggtgaaaacattaaagggttaatagaggagccatgttggatgacttcctggaggcggagcttcagaaagaggaggaacttcttaaagaggcagaggcccaatttcaaggtgttaaatcaggaagtcaaatttacttttagtcatatttttataccaaatgaaggtaacatagttaagtttactataaaatgacactatgtgtctggaaaataaagtGCTGGCCCTTTAAATTCTCATACACACAGAAAGCAGCGGTTTGGATTTTTACTTTATGAGGAAAGAAACGGAGACGATTCAACCAGGAAATGTTGAACTAGAGACCAAAGTTTATGCGTCCGGCTCTTTATCTGCTCAGATCGGCATCGACCCCCCCAGAGGCGTCCTGATGTACGGCCCCCCCGGCTGCGGGAAGACCATGCTGGCCAAGGCCGTGGCCCACCACACCACAGGTCAGGCCGCCACCGCCGTGCTTCCACCGGAGGCCGGCTGGCTGCGTGTCTGacgtcacttcctgttctcctgCAGCGGCGTTCATCCGCGTGGTGGGGTCGGAGTTCGTCCAGAAGTACCTGGGTGAGGGGCCGCGGATGGTGCGGGACGTCTTCCGGCTGGCCAAGGAGAACGCTCCGGCCATCATCTTCATCGACGAGATCGACGCCATCGCCACGAAGCGCTTCGACGCTCAGACCGGCGGTGAGGCTGCGTTTCGTCCGGGTTAGTCTGACAGCGGCCGGCCGCGGCTGACTCTCTGTTTCCCTGCAGCTGACAGGGAGGTGCAGCGGATCCTGCTGGAGCTGCTCAATCAGATGGACGGCTTCGACCAGAACGTCAACGTCAAGGTGAGTCCGGCTGCGGCTCACCTGCAGCTGCGCCGTCAGCTGCAGGTGAGGCATCGTCCGGTCGGTCCACAGACTCTAAATTAGGACCTAAatctcaaaattatgacttagaaattcaaaattaggatttaaaactcaaaactgtaacatttatatGTGAACTTCAAAAGGCAAAACAATGATCAAAAACTTTAGAACTTGAAATGGTAATGTaagattttaactttaaaatgtgtaattatgACTTTCTGTTGGACCTTTTGGGCTTCCATAGAAACCAGAGAACCTGGTGGATCTGGTGAAGCAGCGGTTCAGGTCCAGCCGAAGCAAAGCGCCAGATCCAGCTGTTAATTTTatgaagaaagaaacagagagagaatgaaaagttttaacattttattcttatttttgttgttttctggtgGATTAAAAGCTTCTAAGAATCTGCAAACTCACTGTGTTAGAGCTGGAATCAGAAGATCAGAATCAGCCACTAAACGTCCGTCTTCTCATTTAGTTATGAAACATTAAATACATCAACAGAAGGTCTTTAAAGGAGtgaaaagcttcatgttttaCGGCACATTTATCTCTTTGGGCGCTTGTGTTGCTGCTCCGCCTCAAACTGAACCTTTCATCTTGATGAATGAACGCTGACGTCATCGCAGCTTATCTCGCCTGAAAAGACCTGCAGCGTCTAGCAGCAGGACAACGACGGATTCTCTCCCAGTCGCAGTGAAAAGATCAGGAAATGATCGTCATTAAGCTGCAGAAACGCCTGAATTCAAAAACAAGACGCTACTGGTTGAGTTCAGGCCGTTTCTTTAAAGGTGAGGCATTTAAAAGCCAGCTGCCCGCCTCTGTTTCTTAAAAGGTCACTAAATGCTCAGAGAAACAGCGAGCTGGGTTCTGATcaacaggagaagaagaaaatcctgCGTTGTTAAAGGGGcggtatcatgtaaaatcagcGTTTCTGAGATCCAtcagttcttaaagagacagaggcccaatttcaaggcgttaaattttacttcctaatttaagtcacatttgacctctgaaggtaacacagttactttattgtgctataaaatccCCTTTAGAGAGCAACTCActtcacatttttccattttttaaaatagaaaattagtTCTCTTCTTAAAGTCTGTGAACCTGGAAGCCTTTTCACCGTCGCTGTGTTTGTCCCTCCCTCAGGTCATCATGGCCACCAACAGAGCCGACACCCTGGACCCGGCGCTGCTCCGACCGGGTCGTCTGGACCGGAAGATCGAGTTCCCGCTGCCTGACCGCCGGCAGAAACGCCTCATCTTCTCCACCATCACCAGCAAGATGAACCTCTCGGAGGAGGTCGACCTGGAGGACTGTATCCTTCTGAATCACCTCGGCTGACATTTGTCAGTCGTTTATCGTCTTTCTGAGACGCTTGTCTCATTTCCTGTCAGGAAGGAACTTCTTGGTGAAGTCCAGGTCTGCCAGGGTGTGAATAATTTCATGCAGATACCTTATATCTTATTATATTCGTAACACAACACTTTAGATATTCAGCAGCATGAAAACATGTTAGCAATGACATGAAAGAAGTAACGGTTTATAGAAACGTTTGGGTCACATTTTAAAGGAACCTCATCACGCTTTTAATTCTTCCTTTTCTAAATCATCCAGTGGAAACTGGAACTAATCCACAGGCTCCTCCCTGACTCCTGGTCAGAGATGCGTTAGAGAGCAACTCGTTTTGGTTCCGTCTCTTTAAATGCAGCTGAAGCACTTCCAGGTCGCACAGCATCCAGCTCCACCCCTTTCAgtcatttttgtagtttgatagCAGATCATGTAGCAGCACAGAAACCTTTTTTATTCCCAAATGGATAAAGATGTAAACACTGGTAGACTTGGTCATCCAGCCTTAGCGTTAGCCGTTCTTGACTCTTTTTAGCACTTAGGCAGGAAAAACTGTGACGTAATAGATCAAAAATCTTAATgtggaaaagagaaaactgaacagATTGAAACTGAAGACCCAAACAGAATATTAAGACATATATACTGCAGCAGGAGAGACTAGATTCACCTTTTCTTCTCTCCAAGAATCAAATGATAAAATGTTCTTAAGGgctaaaaaagtggattttgcatcatgtgttttttttaatgcagatttACTGAATAAATCAATTATCACAGAACCTCGCTTTAAAAATCAGATCTGTAAGAGTTCAAGACTCTTAACCTGAAAGGTTTATCTCTGGCAACAGACGttttaagcagaaaacagaGCTGGGGAAGCTCTGGTTTCCAGCTACGGAGGGTCAGTGAACGCAGCATGATGTGAAGGTAAAGCAGGTTCAGATTAGAAAGGAAACGTCAAACTTCTGATGAACGGCTGTGAATGTATAAAGGTTTTACTGTCATAATTAAATGAAACGCTCCACGGTTCATTCTGCTTCCGGTTTGGAAAGTCACACCTGACGACCGGAGTCTTCCTCAGGTGTGTGGAGGTCAGGTGGTTTGTTTACGTCCTGCAGACGCtcgcatcacttcctgctgccgGCAGGCTGCGCCGCGTCTCCTCCGTCCGTTTCATCTTTAACTACTGCTCAGATGTGGCTCGACCCGACAAGATCTCTGGAGCGGACATCAACTCCATCTGCCAAGAGGTGAGCTGACCCTTCACTTCTACATTCCCAGGTTAAAGGTCGGCTTGTGGCTcattctcctcctcttcctcaggccGGCATGCTGGCCGTGCGGGAGAACAGGTACATCGTCCTCGCCAAAGACTTCGAAAAAGCTTACAAGACGGTGATCAAGAAGGACGAGCAGGAGCACGAGTTCTACAAGTAGAGAGGCGGCGGTTCCAGATATCGATTTCTGTCTGCGTGGATTCATCACTATTCTGTCTTTCTGGACTAAATTTAGTCGTCGTGGCGCCGGGCCTGACCTCGGATCAGTCTGAGCCCTGAGGCGCCCCCAACCGTCAGGGAGAGGCGCTCCTGAGCCTCTGCTGCTTCCTATAAATAGGATGTTCTCCTTCAACAAAGTGTTGCTATAAAGAATAAACACGTTTTCCACAACAGGAGaggatctgtgttttatttagaaaataaagctgAGATTAATGAAGTGGGTTCAGTCAGAGCAGGCGATTAACGTCTGAGTTTCACTGGTTATTTAATCCCAggattcacaaacacaaacctgcaTCATCAAACCACCGAGATTAACGGTCGTTAAAGTGGAAGCGACCCTGTGAAAGAGCAGCTAGGCCTCAAACAGGACGACAAATAACagcaaagtgggcggagccaggaGAAATCAGGATGAACCGGTGGCCAACTCtgatttcaattcagtttttacCAACGTTTCACAATCTCttgcaaatctttttcttttttttttttccaacaggaCGACTTGCGACAAATTCGGTGCCTTCAAAATCAGTAGATTTGTCACATGttgcaacttaaaaaaataaaaaacgccTTAGAGACAAATGTGGAAATTAacaataaatctatttaaaagtCACGCAAATCTATGAGTGTTTTTTCAGCAAAGCAACCAGCGACAAATCTAGTGACTTAAAAAAGCGGCTCGTCTGGAGTTCCATCTCCGGActcgccaccagggggcgtgtCTGAGTGAAATGGTTTTATATTGAGCCTGAATGACGCAACCAAGCGGGAACCAATAGGATATTTCAGCTGCAGTACCACCGGTCaacccaaagagggcagcaccGAGACGGTTTTAATCTAAAATGCTGCAGATTTTCACAGAAACATGCAGGTAGAATCCAATATAAGCTGTTTGTCCAgtttatctgaaaataaaagttaattttagtGTTAGTTAGTGTCTTAGTGCATCATTCAGAAGTCTTGTCCTTCATTCAGATGCAGCTTCGTTAACCTAAACCCTGCAGCCATCTTGTGTTGAGAAACAAACTTTCTGCTTCAGCAAGCCAAACTTGTTTACTCCTTTTCAAATCCTCCTCctatgacctttgaccctgtaAAACCCAGTGTTGCAATATTACAACTTCAAACAAAGGAAATGTACAAAGGTTGACttctcttctgtgttttttactCTGAACCTTGTTGTTTGCTACAGGATTcaccaaattaattaaaaagaagtaaataaaagttatttcctCTGGCAGCATTGTGTGGAAAAGGTGAAAGCGCTCAACGATACAAGGTTTGGCCCAACACCAGGCAGCCATCAGCATTCCTGAGCTCAACATGCCGACCAGGCAGATGTAACTTCACCCCAAACAATGTCCTCAATTTGTTTTTGAACCTCAGACAATGCATCAGCACAAAGCAACGCCGGGGCTTTAAATGTGGCTGGAACTGGAACATCTGCTGCAATGACCAGTACCAGGGTAGTTTTCCATGAATATTAGTCATCATTTATgagtaaattaaacatttaattgtttttactgAGGTACAAACTTCTTTCCATGTTATTATGACTATCAATAGTTTATAAGAAATTCTGCCATTTACCCAATACTataattttaacacattttcattaaagctcaaaaacaatcagaaaacaaTACTTTCatcaaaaaaaggtttttctgaaaacttgagtttagttttttatttctctgagcTTGAGatggagttaaatatttagttacacTAAATCCTTGTCTTTATCccagataaatatttagctgtgcagcaaaatgtttatcttgaaggattttgtctaaaaatatttagtttgaaattaaatatgcaGCTTGAGgctaaatagttagcttgctagctaagccagaaattaattattgaaattgTCAACACTAGGAATGATGACAGTATGTTATTAGGTGGAATTTTAATGACTAATGGGATCATCTTCCcatatttataaattatgaGAATCAATATAGAGCTATGATACAAGATCTGATGAATAGATCAATAAGGAATAGATCAGCTGACATCAGGAACCCAGAGATGGGATGAAGTTTATAAAGATTACATGGAAACatgataaaactgatttattgacGTATAATAAGAACTGTAATCTGACCAAAACTGATGTTAATATCAAGAAAAATACTAAACTCTGGACGACAAATGGGATAAAGAAATTATCTGtacagaatgtttttaaaacatgataTTCTACAATAATTTGACATGGTTAATAAGAAgactgaaaaaatattacagcaaATTGTTGGACAAAAATAAAGCGAGTacgaaataaatatataataaaccAAGTTGTAAAAAAGGTGAAAGCATTTAATTCAGTTGTTACATgaactatttatatttattaatgagTGAATTCAGTaacaaataacatgaaaataaatatttagcctaCTAACTACTTTggagctaaatatgtagtttaagtaaatatttagttagcaaccTTAgcatttagcttgctaactaaatattcagtttgctttttaacTTAACATTTAGTTTGGAGTGAAATATTTATAGTTTGCTaactaaaattaatatttttgtttgaagttaaatgtttcatttgctaattaaatattcagtttggagttaaatatttttacttgaagTTAAATTTATAGCTTGCTAGCTAAACACTTAGcttgttaactaaatatttagtttggtcAAATATGTCAGGCTAAATAActcaaattattgctgttaatttttgacaGTGTAACGTCACCAACGGCTCCCCATATTTCTGCCGTGACCTTGCGCTGATCCTGAAGGTCATCCTCTCCTGCTCTTCTCTCCCTGGGTGCGTAAACTTAATTAATCATGTTTTCACATCTCCAACATTcacgtttttaaaaataaggcGTGTTTTAATGAGGC contains:
- the psmc4 gene encoding 26S proteasome regulatory subunit 6B, producing the protein MEDCVVVEKSPEELPSILSSRPQTGLSFLAPEPEDLEDLYTRYKKLQQELEFLEVQEEYIKDEQKNLKKEFLHAQEEVKRIQSIPLVIGQFLEAVDQNTAIVGSTTGSNYYVRILSTIDRELLKPNASVALHKHSNALVDVLPPEADSSIMMLTSDQKPDVMYADIGGMDIQKQEVREAVELPLTHFELYKQIGIDPPRGVLMYGPPGCGKTMLAKAVAHHTTAAFIRVVGSEFVQKYLGEGPRMVRDVFRLAKENAPAIIFIDEIDAIATKRFDAQTGADREVQRILLELLNQMDGFDQNVNVKVIMATNRADTLDPALLRPGRLDRKIEFPLPDRRQKRLIFSTITSKMNLSEEVDLEDYVARPDKISGADINSICQEAGMLAVRENRYIVLAKDFEKAYKTVIKKDEQEHEFYK